The genomic DNA CCGACGAGACTGGCCTGGACGAACTGTTCCGGAAGGAAACCGTGACGGCCTATATCGGCTTCGACCCGACGGCGCCGAGCCTGCATGCCGGCGGCCTGATCCAGATCATGATGCTGCACTGGATGCAGGCGACCGGCCACCGGCCGATCTCGCTGATGGGCGGCGGCACCGGCATGGTCGGCGACCCGTCCTTCAAGGACGAGGCTCGCCAGCTGATGACGCCGGCGACGATCGACGCCAACATCGCCAGCATCAAGACGGTGTTCTCCAACTACCTCAGCTATGGCGAAGGCCCCAAGGACGCGTTGATGATCAACAACGCCGACTGGCTGCTCGGCATCAACTACCTCGAATTCCTGCGCGACGTCGGCCGTCATTTCTCGGTCAACCGCATGCTGTCCTTCGACAGCGTCAAGACGCGGCTTGATCGCGAGCAGTCGCTGTCCTTCCTCGAATTCAACTACATGATCCTGCAGGCCTACGACTTCGTCGAGCTGCACAAGCGCACCGGCTGCCGCCTGCAGATGGGCGGATCGGACCAGTGGGGCAACATCATCAACGGCATCGACCTCGGCCACCGCATGGGCACCGAGCAGCTCTATGCCCTGACCTCGCCGCTTCTGACCACCTCGTCGGGCGCAAAGATGGGCAAGTCGGTCAACGGCGCCATCTGGCTGAACCCGGACATGCTGTCGGCCTATGACTTCTGGCAGTACTGGCGCAACACCGAGGATGCGGACGTCACCCGCTTCCTGAAGCTCTACACGACCCTGCCTATGGCCGAGATCGATCGGCTCTCCGAGCTGGGCGGCTCTGAGATCAACGAGGTCAAGAAGATCCTGGCAACCGAGATCACCGCCATGCTGCACGGCCGACCGGCCGCCGAGCAGGCGGCGGAGACCGCTCGGAAGACTTTCGAGGAAGGCGCGCTCGCCGCCGACCTGCCCTCGGTCGAGATCCCGACTGCTGAGCTTGAAGCCGGCCTCGGCCTGCTGACGCTGATCGTACGCGCCGGTCTTGCCGCTTCCAACGGCGAGGCTCGTCGCCATGTCCAGGGCGGTGCCGTCAGGATCAACGACGAGGCCGTCAGCGACGAGCGTCGGATCATCGGCACCGGCGACGTGACCGCCGACAATGTCGTCAAGCTGTCGCTCGGCAAGAAGAAGCACATTCTGGTGCGCCCGGCCTGAACCGGAGCGCCACTCAAGAATTTGAAGGGCCGGCCCGACAGCGCCGCGCGTCTGTTAAGACGCGCAAAGGTCGCTGTAGAACTTTGAAGTGCTGCATGTTTTGTCCTTAAATCGGCGACGATTTAAGGACATGCAGTGCGTCGGCCTTCTTCATTGGAACTCGAAGATGCTGCGGAAGACGCCCGGCGCGATGATCGACAAAGGATTGATCGTCAGCTTCGGCTGGTTGAACGGGCCGTTGAGCTTGAAGGTGATGCCGAGCAGGCCGCGGTCGCGGCCGTTGCCGAGCAGTACGCCGATCAGCGGCAGTTCGCCGAAGATGCGGTTCAGCCCATAGGCCGGCATGAAAGTGCCAGTCATGTCCATGATGCCATTGTTGTCGCGCACCGTTCCCTGGAAGGTCGCGCCGACATCGGTGCCGCGCAGCACGCCGCCTTCGACGCGAATCGCGCCGCGATCGAGCGCCAGTTGCGCGAAGCCGCGTTCGAAGCGGGCCGAGCTGACGTCGATGTCACGGCGCACGGCCTGGTTCAGGCTTCGGCCGTCGGCACCGGTGGGCGTCGACACCATCGATTGCAGGCGCTGCTCGCCGACCAGCTGGAACTTTCGGATATCGACGCTGCCGCGCCAGGAGCGTCCGCCACGGTCACGCAGTTTGAGATTGAGCAGGCCGCCGCGCATGTTCTGGTAGATGTCGGCAAACCGCGCCAGCGCGCCGGCATCGCCCGTGGTCAGCTCTAGCGTGTTGTCGGCACCGGCCTTGGCGAGCCGGGCAACCAGCGCCTGACCGCTGCTCGTCACGGCCGAGAGGTTGACGTCCTCGATCTGACGTCCGCGCTCGCCGTAGACCAGATTGACGTTCGAGAGCGATTCGCCATTGAAACCGGTGACGCGATCGAGCTGGGCCCTGATGGCAATGTCGTCGCCACCACCCTGGTTCTGGTCGCTTCCGGTCTTCAATTGCGCCAGGATCGGCCTGATATCGGCTGCAGCGCCGCTGAGCGACGCCGTGTAGCCGCCCCTGGTGCGGTCGATGGAGACCTTGAAGTCGTCGCCCTGCGCCAGGCGGACATTATCGAGATCCGCCGAGAGCAGACCGCCATCGTCGATCTGCAGCTTGCCGCGCGCACCAAAGCCGTCGCCGGCAACCGTGAAATTGCTGATTGTTGCGATCTTGCCGTCCATCGAGGACGTGAACTGCGCCTCGGCCGGAATCCCGACGCCCTTGCTCCAGCCGATCCAGGGAAGCGAGAGCTGGGCTTTCGTGAGGTCGATCTCTGCCGTCTGCCGGCTCGCCTCGTCGATTGCAACGTCGATCGTGATCGGTCCGGAAACGATCCGAGAAAGCCCAGGTATCAGTTTCTGCCAGACACCCTGCTCCAGCGAGCCCGAAATCTCGCGCGAACGCTTGACGGTCGAACCGGAATCGACCGGTTCCGTCAGCGCGACCTTGACCTTCGCGCCTTCGATACGGGCATCCGCATCGAGGACCGCCTGCTGATTATCTACCCGAAATGTGCCGACCAGATCCTCTACGGCGCGCCCGAACATGGCCTTCTGGACCGTGACCTTGTCGAGCTGCATCTGTACCTGATAGAGCGGCTTCGGCGGCTTCTGATCCGAGATCAGGCCGAAACGGGCGCCCACGACGGCGGTCAGAGGACCGCTGAAATCTTCCGGCAGCAGCGGGGTCTTTTGCAGCGCCTGAATCGGCTTGTAGCTCACGAGCTCGGCGATCGCATCGGCATCGCCGCCAACCTCGATCTTCATCTCCGCCATCAGTGGTTTCGTGTAGACGTCGGGAAGGATGAAGTCGCCGCCGTTGAGCGCGACCGCGCGTCCAGACGGGAAGAAGGCGGTCCCCTTCTCGATCTCGGCTGTCATGCGCTGGCCGCTCAGCTTGAACTTGCCGGAGGTGTCGCGCAGCGGGGGTATCTCGCCGGTGATGTTGATGCGCGTGTCGTCGATATCGAAGTTGATATTGAGCTCCTGCTCGTTGAGCTTGAGCTCGCCTTCGTTGGAGGCGATCCGCCCCTCGGCGACCGATACTTCGATGCGGGCATTGGTGA from Ensifer adhaerens includes the following:
- the tyrS gene encoding tyrosine--tRNA ligase gives rise to the protein MSGFKSDFLHTLSERGFIHQISDETGLDELFRKETVTAYIGFDPTAPSLHAGGLIQIMMLHWMQATGHRPISLMGGGTGMVGDPSFKDEARQLMTPATIDANIASIKTVFSNYLSYGEGPKDALMINNADWLLGINYLEFLRDVGRHFSVNRMLSFDSVKTRLDREQSLSFLEFNYMILQAYDFVELHKRTGCRLQMGGSDQWGNIINGIDLGHRMGTEQLYALTSPLLTTSSGAKMGKSVNGAIWLNPDMLSAYDFWQYWRNTEDADVTRFLKLYTTLPMAEIDRLSELGGSEINEVKKILATEITAMLHGRPAAEQAAETARKTFEEGALAADLPSVEIPTAELEAGLGLLTLIVRAGLAASNGEARRHVQGGAVRINDEAVSDERRIIGTGDVTADNVVKLSLGKKKHILVRPA
- a CDS encoding DUF3971 domain-containing protein, with translation MSEIRGEKVGFRKKDIVALHALPSAQAHEPMIVHAPRKNKAARFCAKIALLTSLLALSIAAILIVVIESGVMDSTLNARARTALNAALGDAYRVEVGSTVVRMTAGGAIALRAREVALSEASSGQPVAKLRAISIALDPLALMTGRIAVSNLEAEGGDFDSGLLPRGEPLDLTKIRIADVGDTLEAIFSHVDRISQMAAGRGSQKVTLSDFSFSVIGSRDRVVPVVANALEFNRDAGGSMSVKGSVTVDGVDVDLSADALGDKGHMTGFEASITNLPLAPFFYHGKVGSEPPFGVVASAGLSLKATRAAGNAKPDLRVTVRTSKGEFHAGNLVSTLNASQMDVAYDFERSSVEILPSAVKIGRSTFPFTGAIIDLDKIAGATEKGFAIDLLLKNASSAPEDVADAPLIFDAKANGRFVSDKRQLIFDQLAVSTPLGSMFGSLSVAFGKTSPQISFASVSDRMEATAVKQLWPWWLAKGARRWAIANLFGGTVTNARIEVSVAEGRIASNEGELKLNEQELNINFDIDDTRINITGEIPPLRDTSGKFKLSGQRMTAEIEKGTAFFPSGRAVALNGGDFILPDVYTKPLMAEMKIEVGGDADAIAELVSYKPIQALQKTPLLPEDFSGPLTAVVGARFGLISDQKPPKPLYQVQMQLDKVTVQKAMFGRAVEDLVGTFRVDNQQAVLDADARIEGAKVKVALTEPVDSGSTVKRSREISGSLEQGVWQKLIPGLSRIVSGPITIDVAIDEASRQTAEIDLTKAQLSLPWIGWSKGVGIPAEAQFTSSMDGKIATISNFTVAGDGFGARGKLQIDDGGLLSADLDNVRLAQGDDFKVSIDRTRGGYTASLSGAAADIRPILAQLKTGSDQNQGGGDDIAIRAQLDRVTGFNGESLSNVNLVYGERGRQIEDVNLSAVTSSGQALVARLAKAGADNTLELTTGDAGALARFADIYQNMRGGLLNLKLRDRGGRSWRGSVDIRKFQLVGEQRLQSMVSTPTGADGRSLNQAVRRDIDVSSARFERGFAQLALDRGAIRVEGGVLRGTDVGATFQGTVRDNNGIMDMTGTFMPAYGLNRIFGELPLIGVLLGNGRDRGLLGITFKLNGPFNQPKLTINPLSIIAPGVFRSIFEFQ